The Manis javanica isolate MJ-LG chromosome 4, MJ_LKY, whole genome shotgun sequence genome contains a region encoding:
- the MMD gene encoding monocyte to macrophage differentiation factor isoform X2 has translation MRFKNRFQRFMNHRAPANGRYKPTCYEHAANCYTHAFLIVPAIVGSALLHRLSDDCWEKITAWIYGMGLCALFIISTVFHIVSWKKSHLRTVEHCFHMCDRMVIYFFIAASYAPWLNLRELGPLASHMRWFIWLMAAGGTIYVFLYHEKYKVVELFFYLTMGFSPALVVTSMNNTDGLHELACGGLIYCLGVVFFKSDGIIPFAHAIWHLFVATAAAVHYYAIWKYLYRSPTDFMRHL, from the exons ATGCGGTTCAAGAATCGATTCCAGAG GTTCATGAACCATCGGGCCCCAGCCAATGGCCGCTACAAACCAACTTGTTACGAACATGCTGCTAACTGCTACACACACGCC TTCCTCATCGTGCCGGCCATCGTGGGCAGCGCCCTGCTCCATCGGCTGTCTGATGACTGCTGGGAAAAGATAACCGCCTGGATTTACGGGATGGGCCTCTGTGCCCTCTTCATCATTTCCACAGTATTTCACATTGTATCATGGAAAAAGAGCCACTTAAG GACAGTCGAACATTGTTTTCACATGTGTGATAGAATGGTTATCTACTTCTTCATTGCTGCTTCTTATGCTCCATG GTTAAATCTCCGTGAACTTGGACCCCTGGCATCTCATATGCGTTGGTTTATCTGGCTCATGGCAGCTGGAGGAACCATTTATGTATTTCTCTACCAtgaaaa GTATAAAGTGGTTGAGCTCTTTTTCTATCTCACAATGGGGTTTTCTCCAGCCTTGGTGGTGACATCAATG AATAACACCGATGGACTTCATGAACTTGCCTGTGGGGGCTTGATTTACTGCCTGGGAGTTGTGTTCTTCAAGAGTGATGGCATCATTCCATTCGCCCATGCCATCTGGCACCTGTTCGTGGCCACAGCAGCTGCAGTGCATTACTACGCCATTTGGAAATATCTTTACCGAAGTCCGACAGACTTCATGCGACATTTATGA
- the MMD gene encoding monocyte to macrophage differentiation factor isoform X3: protein MQGGFRWFMNHRAPANGRYKPTCYEHAANCYTHAFLIVPAIVGSALLHRLSDDCWEKITAWIYGMGLCALFIISTVFHIVSWKKSHLRTVEHCFHMCDRMVIYFFIAASYAPWLNLRELGPLASHMRWFIWLMAAGGTIYVFLYHEKYKVVELFFYLTMGFSPALVVTSMNNTDGLHELACGGLIYCLGVVFFKSDGIIPFAHAIWHLFVATAAAVHYYAIWKYLYRSPTDFMRHL from the exons ATGCAGGGTGGCTTTAGATG GTTCATGAACCATCGGGCCCCAGCCAATGGCCGCTACAAACCAACTTGTTACGAACATGCTGCTAACTGCTACACACACGCC TTCCTCATCGTGCCGGCCATCGTGGGCAGCGCCCTGCTCCATCGGCTGTCTGATGACTGCTGGGAAAAGATAACCGCCTGGATTTACGGGATGGGCCTCTGTGCCCTCTTCATCATTTCCACAGTATTTCACATTGTATCATGGAAAAAGAGCCACTTAAG GACAGTCGAACATTGTTTTCACATGTGTGATAGAATGGTTATCTACTTCTTCATTGCTGCTTCTTATGCTCCATG GTTAAATCTCCGTGAACTTGGACCCCTGGCATCTCATATGCGTTGGTTTATCTGGCTCATGGCAGCTGGAGGAACCATTTATGTATTTCTCTACCAtgaaaa GTATAAAGTGGTTGAGCTCTTTTTCTATCTCACAATGGGGTTTTCTCCAGCCTTGGTGGTGACATCAATG AATAACACCGATGGACTTCATGAACTTGCCTGTGGGGGCTTGATTTACTGCCTGGGAGTTGTGTTCTTCAAGAGTGATGGCATCATTCCATTCGCCCATGCCATCTGGCACCTGTTCGTGGCCACAGCAGCTGCAGTGCATTACTACGCCATTTGGAAATATCTTTACCGAAGTCCGACAGACTTCATGCGACATTTATGA
- the MMD gene encoding monocyte to macrophage differentiation factor isoform X4, with translation MQWWTRWPPWNSHYIGKRGNKKFMNHRAPANGRYKPTCYEHAANCYTHAFLIVPAIVGSALLHRLSDDCWEKITAWIYGMGLCALFIISTVFHIVSWKKSHLRTVEHCFHMCDRMVIYFFIAASYAPWYKVVELFFYLTMGFSPALVVTSMNNTDGLHELACGGLIYCLGVVFFKSDGIIPFAHAIWHLFVATAAAVHYYAIWKYLYRSPTDFMRHL, from the exons ATGCAGTGGTGGACTAGGTGGCCTCCGTGGAATTCACATTACATcgggaaaagaggaaataaaaa GTTCATGAACCATCGGGCCCCAGCCAATGGCCGCTACAAACCAACTTGTTACGAACATGCTGCTAACTGCTACACACACGCC TTCCTCATCGTGCCGGCCATCGTGGGCAGCGCCCTGCTCCATCGGCTGTCTGATGACTGCTGGGAAAAGATAACCGCCTGGATTTACGGGATGGGCCTCTGTGCCCTCTTCATCATTTCCACAGTATTTCACATTGTATCATGGAAAAAGAGCCACTTAAG GACAGTCGAACATTGTTTTCACATGTGTGATAGAATGGTTATCTACTTCTTCATTGCTGCTTCTTATGCTCCATG GTATAAAGTGGTTGAGCTCTTTTTCTATCTCACAATGGGGTTTTCTCCAGCCTTGGTGGTGACATCAATG AATAACACCGATGGACTTCATGAACTTGCCTGTGGGGGCTTGATTTACTGCCTGGGAGTTGTGTTCTTCAAGAGTGATGGCATCATTCCATTCGCCCATGCCATCTGGCACCTGTTCGTGGCCACAGCAGCTGCAGTGCATTACTACGCCATTTGGAAATATCTTTACCGAAGTCCGACAGACTTCATGCGACATTTATGA
- the MMD gene encoding monocyte to macrophage differentiation factor isoform X1: MQWWTRWPPWNSHYIGKRGNKKFMNHRAPANGRYKPTCYEHAANCYTHAFLIVPAIVGSALLHRLSDDCWEKITAWIYGMGLCALFIISTVFHIVSWKKSHLRTVEHCFHMCDRMVIYFFIAASYAPWLNLRELGPLASHMRWFIWLMAAGGTIYVFLYHEKYKVVELFFYLTMGFSPALVVTSMNNTDGLHELACGGLIYCLGVVFFKSDGIIPFAHAIWHLFVATAAAVHYYAIWKYLYRSPTDFMRHL; the protein is encoded by the exons ATGCAGTGGTGGACTAGGTGGCCTCCGTGGAATTCACATTACATcgggaaaagaggaaataaaaa GTTCATGAACCATCGGGCCCCAGCCAATGGCCGCTACAAACCAACTTGTTACGAACATGCTGCTAACTGCTACACACACGCC TTCCTCATCGTGCCGGCCATCGTGGGCAGCGCCCTGCTCCATCGGCTGTCTGATGACTGCTGGGAAAAGATAACCGCCTGGATTTACGGGATGGGCCTCTGTGCCCTCTTCATCATTTCCACAGTATTTCACATTGTATCATGGAAAAAGAGCCACTTAAG GACAGTCGAACATTGTTTTCACATGTGTGATAGAATGGTTATCTACTTCTTCATTGCTGCTTCTTATGCTCCATG GTTAAATCTCCGTGAACTTGGACCCCTGGCATCTCATATGCGTTGGTTTATCTGGCTCATGGCAGCTGGAGGAACCATTTATGTATTTCTCTACCAtgaaaa GTATAAAGTGGTTGAGCTCTTTTTCTATCTCACAATGGGGTTTTCTCCAGCCTTGGTGGTGACATCAATG AATAACACCGATGGACTTCATGAACTTGCCTGTGGGGGCTTGATTTACTGCCTGGGAGTTGTGTTCTTCAAGAGTGATGGCATCATTCCATTCGCCCATGCCATCTGGCACCTGTTCGTGGCCACAGCAGCTGCAGTGCATTACTACGCCATTTGGAAATATCTTTACCGAAGTCCGACAGACTTCATGCGACATTTATGA